A segment of the Phoenix dactylifera cultivar Barhee BC4 chromosome 15, palm_55x_up_171113_PBpolish2nd_filt_p, whole genome shotgun sequence genome:
CTTGTGCAGAAGATAAGTGACTAGGTGATCTGAATTCTGCCACTGGTCAGTATGAGAATAAGGATTTTACCTTTAAAAAGCCAATACCAACAAGCCCTTTTGTTTAGGTAGCTACTTGAGTACAGACCCTATCAGCTTTAGATGACCACTCTAAACATATTCAAAACAAAACTAAGCGATATGTAAACAAAAGAAGTGCTTCATTAGGGAATAAAGCCAAAGTAACTATTTTCGAGGTAGGAGGAGAAGACTCCATGTTAGAGAGAAACTTCACCATGCACTCACATGTCCTGAATCATTGGCCCCTGAATTCTAACTGTGCATACTGTTCATATTCCAATACAGAGCCACGAATGATGAATAAGCGATAGATAGGAGAGGGTGAATGGAAATTTAGAGGATGTAAGATGCAATTATTCATGCAAGCAGAACAACTATTAACTAGAGATCATAAATTTAGTGGTCCATTCATGAATAGGCAACGTGACTTAACAAGAATGAAGGCTCCAAGATAAAGCTTGTGCCTATGCCAGACTTGATAATCAAACAATGGATTGTAGATTCTTATACCTGTATATTGAGCCACACTTATTTATGGCACAACATGCCAACAAGAAGAAGTATTGacccagaaaagaaaaaaattctgaatCTGTTTCATTAAGATAATAGTCTCTATATAATATTCCCAGACATATCCTAAAACCAGTCTTTCAAAATTTACCTGAATAAAAAATCCATATACCAATGCAACCGTCCATATAGTGTTTTTGAGATGATTCCGAATCCCACGTGTCAAGAACTCATTCCAGACAAACATTGTTTCATAAAGAACATGTCCTGTCTCCCCATCGCATGCATTTTTTTGAAGACTATGCATTATATTGTATGAGTAGCTGAAGAAGAAGTCCTTTGTGAGATCTACCATGCATAGGAGCCCCTTGTATCTGTAACATCAATGAAAGACACAAAAATGTTAATGCCGTTGTCAATGTGTAACAAGAACAAGGAAAAaactgaaaagaaaaattttgtgattggTTTAACTGTTTTCCCAAAGTAAGAGCAATAAGAAATCTGAACTTGTCGGTGATACCTCGTTTCAAACGAACATTTTATGACAACCTCAAAATTGCATGGAAGTTGCCTCGGTATATAAGAAGTAACCGATCTGGCATTTAGGCCCCAAGAAACTGTAATGActctaaaataaataaagatgcCCTCAACTAATGAAACAAATTTAAGGAAATGCGGAATACTTACAAAGACAATACTGACTCCTATTAAAATTACATCTATAGCTGACAAAAACAATTGGACCATTGAAGCATTTAGGTTTCGGAAGAATTGGACAACATAAGCTAGTGAATGGATTAAacaaaagcaaaaagaaaataaagctcATCATTACAACAAATATAACCCCCATAGTGCATTGGGATTGTCAATCGGAAACGGAATTCCTCATTAATTTAGATGGTCTGTCACAAAATGAAATGCTTAAACATGAAGAATAGAAGTTCAACAATATAACATTTCTGGAGACAGTATGGCACACTTGCTTAACACTAATGATTACGGCGTCCATTAGAAATACAAGAGACATCACACATTTTTCACATTCAGAATAAACCAAAAACCTGTTCTCATCCTTAGAATTAGCAATATCGGACCCCACAGTAGAATGTGGAAGTGCAATTGTTTCACTCTTCGCGACAGCAAACACTGCATGGCCACATATGGTGCCAATTTTCCTTCTTCTTGTAATAAGCAACATGTAGTAAGGCCCTAGGAACTTGAAAAACcctgaaataaataaatatcacTCGATTATCAGCATCTCAACAGGAAGCTTATTGGTAATGCAGCATCTTTTGTAGGGCATTATATAAAAGGAACCCAGCCTAGACGTACCAACAATACCATAGCATCTGGTAACAAACTTTAGTCCCCCAGTCGACTTGTTCCCATCATGTATTCGGTTCAACATGTCATAGCATTCAATTTCCGAGTACACGGTGGGGTCTTCGCTGATGTTCAACCCACAAGGCTCCAATCTATCAATTGTTAACACTCTCCATAGCCTTCTACTCTTGTCTCTTCCAACCATATAGAATTTCTGCAGCATCATGCAGCAAGAGCAAACCATTGTCATCATGAAAGGAGAGAAACAGTGGACATATAACACCTACAATTTGTTCATGCAGCCAAGAATGAATTGTTGGGTGAACATTATCATCAGATCATTCAGATGGAACGCACTGATCAGCAACATGCAATAGCTTAGCTACTAACCAACATAGTGCTCCAAGATGGGACTGGTAAGACATTGGTGAGTGTTAAATACTACAATCAATTGAAACAAACCATGACCGATGCAAAGCTCTAACAAGAAGAAAGTATTGAATATCGTGAATTGTTCCATTCTATACAGAACCGAGAAACAGAAAATTATCAAAAGAATTGCACCAAGATGTAACTTTTACAATCAAACATACACCAGATCATCAACAAACCAGCAAGAAAAAGGATTCTGTTATGAGTTAAAAACGAAGAACAAACaggagattttttttccttgtttagATACCAGGtaaagatcaaaaaaaaaaaaacttgaaatcAAACTCGAAAATATTTTAACACTGAAAACAAGCAGAGaagaatataaaaaatttattacagAAGAAAACAAATAAGAACCGCACAATTTCACATCCTCGTGAGATCGCAATGCCAGAAAGTTCGGCCGGCGCACGAAGAATTAATgccgaaaagaaataaaaaggaaaaaaaaa
Coding sequences within it:
- the LOC120113288 gene encoding phosphoinositide phosphatase SAC2-like codes for the protein MGFLNRGYARVLDRTASESEVEWDWSAAAAAEAEADAGSGYLQKFGLYETVSKFYMVGRDKSRRLWRVLTIDRLEPCGLNISEDPTVYSEIECYDMLNRIHDGNKSTGGLKFVTRCYGIVGFFKFLGPYYMLLITRRRKIGTICGHAVFAVAKSETIALPHSTVGSDIANSKDENRFLVYSECEKCVMSLVFLMDAVIISVKQVCHTVSRNVILLNFYSSCLSISFCDRPSKLMRNSVSD